A region of Natribaculum luteum DNA encodes the following proteins:
- a CDS encoding sulfatase-like hydrolase/transferase, giving the protein MERTQPLCDLNTSSIENIYIFVADAVRYDFVPKRITDRGRLFKTAAAALCTPQSISSIVTGRHAPRHGVTWFNDSLNNSVTTLFDFDVTSGYNEVVWEGRAVRDILNGPDRIDLDTVGEPFIALEHDNGGHSPYVGFENQSTAEMFSQISDEEELRELYRETIRESTKRFEERLDILEARGLLDDTLVIYLADHGELLGEYGGFIGHGLPSTPEVAYVPTVFIHESLSDDTSDTFIHHTDIFPTVREIIGDTSLTADVDGETLLGRVDRDRPAYTQGIMRPQAKYRETIIDPNYDAPSVWTKNGGFVFNRTNKLALPLTATFDALFSGYTGSFNSSRSSITSLLNSFDHYLSSERAFGEPSISKENARKIVDRISNISVETESRSLNDETKKHLEQLGYR; this is encoded by the coding sequence ATGGAGCGAACCCAACCTCTTTGTGACCTAAATACTAGTTCAATCGAAAACATCTATATTTTTGTTGCAGATGCGGTCCGATATGATTTTGTACCAAAACGAATTACCGATCGTGGGCGGTTGTTTAAGACCGCTGCAGCGGCACTTTGTACACCTCAATCGATATCAAGTATTGTCACCGGCCGTCACGCACCACGACATGGAGTAACATGGTTTAACGACTCTCTTAATAATTCTGTTACGACACTATTTGACTTCGATGTGACGTCCGGATACAACGAAGTAGTCTGGGAAGGGCGCGCAGTCCGTGATATACTCAACGGGCCAGACAGAATTGATCTCGATACCGTCGGAGAACCGTTTATTGCTCTAGAACACGATAATGGCGGGCACTCACCGTATGTTGGTTTCGAGAACCAATCTACTGCAGAGATGTTTTCCCAAATCTCGGACGAAGAGGAGCTCCGTGAACTTTACCGCGAAACAATTAGGGAAAGTACCAAGCGGTTCGAGGAGCGCCTCGATATTCTCGAAGCACGTGGATTACTAGATGACACACTCGTAATTTATCTTGCAGACCACGGAGAACTGCTTGGCGAATACGGTGGGTTCATTGGGCACGGCTTACCGTCGACTCCTGAAGTCGCTTATGTTCCAACAGTTTTCATTCACGAATCACTATCAGATGACACCTCTGATACTTTCATCCATCACACCGATATTTTCCCAACTGTCAGAGAAATCATCGGCGATACAAGTCTAACAGCTGATGTCGATGGGGAGACACTCCTTGGTAGGGTAGATAGAGATCGGCCTGCCTACACGCAAGGAATCATGCGTCCACAGGCGAAATATCGGGAGACCATCATTGATCCGAATTACGACGCTCCGAGTGTCTGGACAAAAAATGGGGGGTTCGTGTTTAATAGAACTAATAAGCTTGCTCTTCCGCTTACGGCGACGTTTGATGCACTGTTTTCTGGGTATACAGGATCATTCAATTCAAGCAGATCATCTATCACAAGTTTATTAAATTCATTTGATCACTATTTATCTTCAGAACGTGCTTTCGGTGAACCATCTATTTCAAAAGAAAACGCTCGGAAGATAGTTGATCGAATCTCAAATATATCCGTAGAAACAGAAAGTAGATCACTCAACGATGAGACAAAAAAACACTTAGAACAACTCGGATACCGTTGA
- a CDS encoding ISH3 family transposase: protein MFSIPQPDGVLSYSDVKDLAEDVICQLPLPGIEGSPLDPGDIWAVVILAAVNKTSIWETCKDNDNAVCDDTAMDWLHTLNQEWLERVANRLLREVAMTILDPDRSRIVSIDFVDNPYHGTYADEEGELCRMHAKDGTTTCHRYCTAYLVSNGKPVTLAMTYVRSDEKEADAVERVLDRVEAYPFEIELLLADRGFYNERILRRSQEIAATVVPVQKKGKRMRKKLDTHCSYMTTYRMYKGRERELEFPLAVSVSYHAGDRGKSGEVVRGYVACDLADRTPKQVERLYRKRSAIETSYRVFRQARVVTTTQDPIIRFSFVLVGFLLENLWLVLRWAVVARPQRGGRDLPEEFTFKTFSDWIRHALEEELERSWEIEMNGTGVPEAYAPAAG, encoded by the coding sequence GTGTTCAGTATCCCTCAGCCAGACGGTGTTCTTTCGTATTCGGACGTGAAAGATTTAGCGGAAGACGTCATCTGCCAGCTCCCCTTGCCAGGGATCGAGGGCTCGCCCCTCGATCCCGGCGATATCTGGGCTGTTGTCATTCTTGCAGCAGTCAATAAGACATCCATCTGGGAGACGTGCAAGGACAACGACAACGCTGTCTGTGACGATACTGCCATGGACTGGCTACATACGCTCAACCAGGAGTGGCTTGAGCGGGTTGCTAACCGCCTTCTCAGGGAGGTGGCGATGACGATCCTCGACCCTGATCGGTCGAGGATCGTCTCCATTGACTTCGTCGATAACCCCTACCACGGAACGTACGCCGATGAAGAAGGTGAACTCTGCCGCATGCACGCGAAAGACGGAACAACGACGTGCCACCGGTACTGCACGGCGTATCTCGTCTCAAACGGAAAGCCAGTGACGCTGGCGATGACGTACGTCCGTAGTGATGAGAAAGAGGCCGACGCGGTCGAGCGCGTCCTCGACCGCGTCGAAGCCTATCCCTTCGAGATAGAGCTTCTGTTGGCTGATCGTGGCTTCTACAACGAACGTATTCTGCGCCGCTCACAGGAGATTGCTGCGACTGTCGTTCCCGTCCAAAAGAAGGGCAAGCGCATGAGGAAGAAGCTGGATACGCACTGCTCGTACATGACAACCTATCGGATGTACAAAGGCCGCGAGCGGGAACTGGAATTCCCGCTCGCGGTCTCTGTGTCATATCACGCCGGAGATCGCGGGAAAAGCGGCGAGGTCGTTCGAGGCTATGTGGCGTGCGATCTGGCCGATCGCACGCCGAAACAAGTCGAACGGCTCTATCGGAAACGGTCAGCGATCGAAACGAGCTACCGTGTATTTCGCCAAGCACGAGTGGTAACGACGACACAAGACCCAATCATCCGCTTCTCGTTCGTCCTGGTTGGATTCCTGTTGGAGAACCTCTGGCTTGTGCTTCGATGGGCGGTCGTCGCCCGCCCCCAGCGGGGCGGGCGCGACCTGCCCGAGGAATTCACGTTCAAGACCTTCTCTGACTGGATCAGACATGCATTAGAGGAAGAGCTAGAGCGGAGTTGGGAGATCGAGATGAACGGAACAGGTGTGCCAGAAGCATACGCGCCGGCCGCGGGCTGA
- a CDS encoding flippase: MATRESELSALLSSAALVMIGGIISSAAKMGERIIIGRLLSPDAYGEVSIGLALFTITSTIALAGCTQGVSRFIPRYDSIEDQRGVWLSGLLIATPLSLVISILMFVFAESIAAHFFETDYAESFIRLLALTLPFVANFRIIVAAIRGFENTTYPITIQNFFYPFLRIGLIAGLLLAGMSAITVGIAYFFAALLTFVIAHLLLRRFMNLRGEYQTHVSELLTFSAPLIVSTVVSVMLTKTDTLMLGYFRSSSEVGMYDAAYSLASGLTVVLGAFGFLYLPLASRLDADGERKIVDDIYATTTKWVYVITFPVFLLFVIFPNNLILIFFGPSYADAASVLPILAVGFFLSAAAGRNRETLSAIGLTAWIAIGNLIGIVLNILINIVLIPRFGFMGAGVASVVSLFSLHTTICGVLAIRYNITPFSSEAIRCYVFLPAILLPLAHILSPWIVISAMTLIPILIAVSVVSLVVVVLIGGLEPDDIVVITVLEDKIGISVPLVRRWIPDANQEVDLFSAD; encoded by the coding sequence ATGGCAACTCGAGAGAGCGAACTGTCGGCGTTGCTTTCGAGTGCAGCACTTGTGATGATTGGCGGGATTATCTCATCGGCGGCGAAGATGGGAGAACGGATTATAATCGGACGTCTACTCTCTCCAGACGCCTACGGGGAGGTGAGCATCGGTCTGGCATTGTTTACGATAACCTCAACTATCGCGCTTGCCGGATGCACGCAAGGTGTTTCACGCTTCATACCACGATACGACTCCATTGAGGATCAACGAGGGGTCTGGCTGAGTGGACTCCTTATTGCGACTCCTCTTTCGCTAGTCATTAGCATTCTAATGTTCGTCTTTGCTGAATCGATCGCAGCTCACTTCTTCGAGACTGACTACGCTGAGTCATTCATACGACTCCTCGCCCTCACGTTACCGTTCGTTGCTAACTTTCGTATTATTGTTGCTGCAATTCGCGGATTCGAAAATACAACTTATCCAATAACGATCCAGAACTTCTTCTATCCGTTCCTTCGCATAGGGCTAATTGCTGGATTGTTACTTGCAGGGATGTCTGCCATCACGGTGGGCATCGCGTACTTCTTCGCAGCGCTACTAACGTTCGTTATCGCTCATCTCCTGCTAAGACGCTTCATGAATTTACGGGGAGAATATCAGACGCACGTAAGCGAACTCCTTACCTTCTCTGCACCGTTAATAGTCTCAACAGTTGTCAGTGTTATGTTAACAAAGACAGATACGCTGATGCTCGGATATTTTCGCAGTTCTTCTGAGGTCGGTATGTACGACGCTGCATACTCGCTTGCCAGCGGACTAACCGTCGTTCTTGGGGCGTTTGGATTTCTCTATCTCCCACTTGCTTCTCGACTTGACGCTGACGGTGAACGTAAAATAGTCGACGATATCTACGCGACGACGACAAAGTGGGTGTATGTAATCACCTTTCCCGTGTTTCTTCTCTTCGTCATTTTCCCAAACAATCTAATTTTAATCTTCTTTGGCCCATCATACGCAGATGCGGCTTCAGTTTTACCTATTCTCGCCGTTGGGTTCTTTTTGAGTGCAGCTGCTGGAAGAAATCGTGAGACGCTGTCTGCGATTGGTCTCACAGCGTGGATCGCCATTGGAAATCTGATCGGGATCGTGTTGAATATACTTATTAATATCGTTCTTATTCCTCGGTTTGGATTTATGGGTGCTGGCGTCGCTTCCGTCGTTTCACTATTTTCTCTCCATACAACAATCTGTGGCGTTCTCGCAATTCGATATAATATAACCCCCTTCTCCTCGGAAGCGATCCGATGTTACGTTTTTCTCCCGGCTATTTTGCTGCCACTCGCGCATATTCTTTCGCCGTGGATTGTTATTTCTGCCATGACGTTAATCCCGATACTCATTGCGGTTAGTGTCGTATCCTTGGTCGTCGTCGTACTCATTGGCGGGCTTGAACCCGACGACATCGTTGTTATTACTGTCTTGGAAGACAAGATAGGCATATCAGTTCCGTTAGTTCGACGGTGGATTCCAGACGCTAATCAGGAAGTCGACCTGTTCTCTGCGGATTAA
- a CDS encoding alkaline phosphatase family protein, which produces MKTIVLGFDALDFRYLDKFEEALPNISALRERGVEAPLKSTHPPWTGSAWPSMYTGSDPSYHGVYGFFSYDDYPDERNHVSRSDVRQPAIWDYLSSQGQEVIVMNVPVTHPVEPINGILIPGYLAPEDEPGHPRGIRKELTEAIGEKYTIYSNDEISSNLDDKFNGYLDLIDQRRRAAVTLLEQYKWELAIIQVQKTDAVFHHYEKKDRFREIYQAADKLVGDVLDSVSEDVNVVLCSDHGIGPVTGYQVHVNEILRENNYIETIDDGGQSMPLIDKAALTSSEGQVEDSGKEHGKIEKALLLGQEIASQLGIEPVDIYATAERVGLGTALVKLAPDSLRKTAASESINWRESRAYCSKGSRMGIRINLAGREPNGTVSPSEYEAVRDELIALLSKIETPDGERVFEFVCRREDIYDGPFLEDAPDICFLPNKMNHTVSHALYGRKFIPVEKYDHKLEGTFVGAGPGFSAETALGPLSLTDVAPIIMGLLNQSIPSRMTGSLPEDLLTNQPDRADYGTITYGTRVSKSPNDDEKVTERLEDLGYL; this is translated from the coding sequence ATGAAAACCATCGTTCTTGGATTTGACGCCCTTGACTTCCGGTATCTCGACAAGTTTGAGGAAGCGCTTCCAAACATTAGTGCTCTCCGTGAACGCGGAGTCGAAGCGCCGCTAAAATCCACTCATCCCCCGTGGACAGGAAGTGCTTGGCCATCGATGTACACTGGAAGTGATCCGAGCTATCACGGTGTGTACGGATTTTTTAGCTACGATGATTATCCAGATGAACGGAATCATGTATCGCGAAGCGATGTTCGCCAGCCAGCGATCTGGGACTACCTTTCTAGTCAGGGACAGGAGGTAATTGTTATGAATGTTCCTGTCACCCATCCTGTAGAACCGATCAATGGGATTTTGATACCTGGATACCTTGCACCGGAGGATGAACCAGGTCATCCTAGAGGGATTCGGAAAGAACTAACAGAAGCTATCGGTGAGAAGTATACTATTTACTCGAATGATGAAATCAGCTCCAATCTTGACGACAAGTTCAATGGGTACCTCGATCTTATCGATCAACGACGACGAGCGGCTGTTACGCTACTCGAGCAGTACAAGTGGGAGCTAGCTATCATTCAGGTGCAAAAAACTGATGCAGTGTTTCATCATTACGAAAAAAAGGACCGTTTTCGAGAAATTTATCAGGCTGCAGATAAACTCGTTGGAGACGTTCTCGATAGCGTAAGCGAAGATGTAAACGTTGTACTCTGTTCGGATCATGGAATAGGTCCTGTTACAGGATATCAGGTCCACGTCAACGAAATACTTCGAGAAAATAACTATATTGAAACAATAGACGATGGGGGTCAGTCGATGCCATTGATTGATAAAGCGGCCCTCACCAGTAGTGAGGGTCAAGTTGAGGATTCAGGAAAAGAGCATGGCAAAATTGAGAAGGCGCTACTCTTGGGACAAGAGATAGCATCTCAACTCGGCATAGAGCCGGTAGACATCTATGCCACCGCAGAACGTGTCGGGCTTGGAACCGCGCTTGTGAAACTCGCTCCAGATTCCCTCAGAAAGACAGCAGCAAGCGAAAGTATCAATTGGCGCGAATCCCGGGCGTACTGTTCAAAAGGTTCCCGAATGGGTATCCGCATTAACTTAGCCGGACGCGAACCAAACGGTACTGTCTCACCGTCAGAATACGAAGCCGTCCGGGACGAGCTCATTGCACTCCTCTCAAAAATCGAAACGCCTGACGGGGAACGGGTCTTTGAGTTCGTTTGCCGTCGAGAGGACATTTATGACGGTCCATTCCTCGAAGATGCACCAGACATCTGTTTTTTACCGAACAAAATGAATCACACCGTTTCACACGCGCTCTATGGTCGAAAGTTCATCCCTGTTGAGAAGTACGATCATAAACTCGAAGGGACGTTCGTCGGTGCCGGTCCTGGGTTTTCAGCCGAAACTGCGTTAGGCCCTCTCTCACTCACAGATGTTGCTCCGATTATAATGGGACTACTTAACCAGTCGATTCCCTCTCGAATGACTGGATCACTCCCGGAGGATTTGCTCACCAATCAACCGGATAGGGCAGACTATGGCACTATCACCTATGGGACCAGAGTCTCTAAATCCCCGAACGACGACGAAAAAGTGACTGAGCGTCTTGAGGACCTGGGTTATCTCTAA
- a CDS encoding MFS transporter, producing MSQQPVSRRRLRLKIALSIGFLSVAAAALVAHANPATGYEISIYSMTPDRVWAGLIVAFVVALSVALASTTGRDRGVRSAALVLGGTAATVFAGLPIVRGYHFYGQHDALTHLGWARAISEGTITPFDLFYPGIHTVTVVINAALGIPLSRSMLFVVLLASLVFFVFVPLCVGAIVPKRLAVVVATFSAFLLLPITTISMYMSAHAMSQAVLFSALFVYLFAKYVDAGRDVTTVSAIGVLFALVSIAIVTYHPQLAAHLIVVFLGIATVQYLARRVASSGQIAGQTPVYSQLLFLIAVFLLWVSNHGFVSDTITYFFGSVVEVVFGDGVGAGSSVTTQGASLQAIGGSLLEIFVKLFFPQLVFTLLAGLLVLGVLVRWNRLESVRAETTYFVVGLSGLGCLFVIYFLTPGSKMYFRAFGLMMLFVTILGSISLSVILAGLRRRRSGVAGRSGHALFTVGFSVLVILSLAAVFPSPYIYNASPHVSEGEISGYETAFTNQDEGVGIVGLRGTANRYDDAVNGNAERMRLHESASETAFDDGLVTHYESDRYLVLTSTDYQREQRAYQGLRHTEEGLNSATNKPGIHQIQSNGEFNLYYINSDSE from the coding sequence ATGTCACAGCAACCAGTATCCAGGAGACGACTTCGACTGAAGATCGCGCTCTCGATCGGCTTTCTCTCGGTCGCCGCTGCTGCGCTCGTGGCACACGCGAATCCGGCCACGGGGTACGAGATCTCGATCTACTCGATGACGCCCGACCGGGTCTGGGCGGGGTTGATCGTCGCGTTCGTCGTCGCGCTGTCCGTTGCGCTTGCGTCTACGACTGGCCGGGATCGAGGCGTGCGATCCGCCGCACTCGTGCTTGGCGGCACGGCGGCGACCGTCTTCGCCGGCTTGCCGATCGTCCGCGGCTATCACTTCTACGGGCAACACGACGCGCTGACCCACCTCGGGTGGGCTCGAGCGATCAGCGAGGGGACGATCACGCCGTTCGACCTGTTCTATCCCGGGATCCACACGGTGACGGTCGTGATCAACGCCGCACTCGGGATTCCGCTCTCGCGATCGATGCTGTTCGTCGTGTTGCTGGCGTCGCTCGTGTTCTTCGTCTTCGTGCCCCTCTGTGTCGGGGCGATCGTTCCGAAACGACTGGCGGTCGTCGTCGCCACGTTCTCCGCGTTCTTGCTGTTGCCGATCACGACGATCTCGATGTACATGTCCGCCCACGCGATGTCGCAGGCGGTGTTGTTCTCCGCGCTGTTCGTGTACCTGTTCGCGAAGTACGTCGACGCCGGTCGGGACGTGACGACGGTCTCGGCAATCGGCGTCCTGTTCGCGCTCGTGTCGATCGCGATCGTCACGTACCACCCACAGCTCGCCGCCCACCTGATCGTCGTCTTCCTCGGGATCGCCACCGTCCAGTACCTCGCTCGACGGGTAGCGAGTAGCGGGCAGATCGCCGGCCAGACGCCCGTGTACAGTCAACTGCTCTTCCTGATCGCGGTCTTCTTGCTGTGGGTTTCGAACCACGGCTTCGTCTCCGACACGATCACCTACTTCTTCGGATCCGTCGTCGAGGTCGTCTTCGGGGACGGCGTGGGCGCAGGGTCGTCCGTCACCACGCAAGGGGCGTCGCTCCAGGCGATCGGCGGCAGTCTGCTCGAGATCTTCGTCAAGCTCTTTTTCCCACAGCTCGTGTTCACGCTACTCGCGGGCCTGCTCGTCCTCGGCGTCCTCGTCCGCTGGAACCGACTCGAGAGCGTTCGCGCCGAGACGACGTACTTCGTCGTCGGCCTGTCGGGTCTGGGCTGTCTGTTCGTGATCTACTTCCTCACGCCGGGCTCGAAGATGTACTTTCGCGCGTTCGGGCTGATGATGCTGTTCGTCACGATTCTCGGTTCGATTTCGCTCTCTGTGATTCTGGCGGGGCTTCGTCGGCGACGTTCCGGCGTTGCGGGCCGATCCGGCCACGCGCTGTTCACCGTGGGCTTTAGCGTTCTGGTAATCCTGTCGCTCGCAGCCGTATTCCCCTCGCCGTATATCTATAATGCGTCACCACACGTTTCCGAAGGGGAGATCAGCGGGTATGAAACGGCTTTCACGAACCAAGACGAAGGTGTCGGTATTGTCGGTTTGCGGGGCACTGCCAACCGGTACGACGATGCGGTAAATGGGAACGCAGAACGGATGCGACTGCACGAGAGCGCATCTGAAACGGCATTCGACGATGGGCTCGTTACACATTACGAATCGGATCGGTATCTCGTACTCACATCTACGGATTACCAGCGAGAACAGCGAGCCTATCAGGGACTTCGACACACTGAAGAAGGGCTGAATTCTGCAACAAACAAACCTGGAATTCACCAGATCCAATCGAACGGTGAATTTAATCTTTACTACATAAATTCAGATTCAGAGTGA
- a CDS encoding DUF1616 domain-containing protein, with the protein MRDVPIRTIVARPFTTVRQWSEHVPTDLLGVAGFTVVAVTLLAVGDLESSLVRVAIGFPLLFLAPGYATVSVLFPRSSPLEAGETSLVQQTRDVSDVERAALSFGMSVALIPLLGLTIATTPWGFTQRTVVGAVGCFVLVGVALASVRRLRVPPSDRYRLDVAGRIAAVRAVIFETDSSAQTTVNVILALSMVLALTTVGYALATPQEGERYTSLQLLTEDDSGEFVASGYQSSIEPGESIPLVVALENEENRETSYTVVIQEQRLEDGEVVERTELQRLEYTLGDGETVRDERNVTPTAEDGTVRISVLLYADGVPETPTNENAYRHAYLWTDVLEESDVESEEAVGSDDDDSAEEEDDEDEDDEEDEDDEEDEDDEDEDDEDEDDEDEDDE; encoded by the coding sequence ATGAGAGACGTTCCAATTCGAACGATCGTCGCCCGCCCGTTCACCACCGTTCGGCAGTGGAGCGAGCACGTCCCGACCGACCTGCTCGGCGTCGCCGGGTTCACCGTCGTCGCCGTCACGCTACTGGCGGTCGGCGACCTCGAGTCGTCGCTCGTCCGGGTCGCAATCGGGTTCCCGCTGTTGTTCCTCGCACCCGGCTACGCGACCGTCTCGGTGCTGTTTCCCCGGTCGTCACCGCTCGAAGCTGGCGAGACGTCGCTCGTCCAGCAGACCAGAGACGTCAGCGACGTCGAACGAGCGGCGCTTTCCTTCGGGATGAGCGTCGCACTGATCCCGCTTCTGGGGCTGACCATCGCTACGACGCCCTGGGGATTCACACAGCGGACGGTCGTCGGTGCCGTGGGCTGTTTCGTCCTGGTCGGCGTCGCCCTCGCCAGCGTTCGACGGCTTCGCGTCCCTCCCTCCGATCGGTACCGGCTCGACGTCGCCGGACGCATCGCCGCAGTTCGGGCCGTGATATTCGAGACCGATTCGTCGGCCCAGACGACCGTCAACGTGATCCTCGCGCTCAGCATGGTGCTCGCACTGACGACCGTCGGCTACGCGCTCGCCACACCCCAGGAGGGCGAACGGTACACGAGCCTGCAACTACTCACGGAGGACGACTCGGGCGAATTCGTTGCATCGGGCTACCAGTCGTCGATCGAACCGGGCGAGTCGATCCCGCTCGTCGTCGCCCTCGAGAACGAAGAAAATCGGGAGACGTCCTACACCGTCGTGATTCAGGAGCAGCGCCTCGAGGACGGCGAGGTGGTCGAACGGACCGAGCTACAGCGACTCGAGTACACGCTCGGCGACGGCGAGACGGTACGTGACGAACGGAACGTCACGCCCACGGCCGAGGACGGGACCGTTCGCATCTCGGTGTTGCTGTACGCCGACGGCGTTCCCGAGACTCCGACCAACGAGAACGCGTATCGACACGCGTATCTCTGGACCGACGTGCTCGAGGAGAGTGACGTGGAGAGCGAGGAAGCCGTGGGTAGCGACGATGACGACAGTGCAGAAGAGGAGGATGATGAGGACGAAGACGACGAAGAAGACGAAGACGACGAAGAAGACGAAGACGACGAAGACGAAGACGACGAAGACGAAGACGACGAAGACGAAGACGACGAGTGA
- a CDS encoding metal-dependent hydrolase produces the protein MWPWEHALVGYLVYSLFCHGYYRERPGELEALVVAVASVLPDVVDKPLAWQFEVFQSGYALGHSIFFTVPLAVAAGAIARQYGRTRVGVAFAIGYSFHLVGDVVPIYLSAGVWTIRHLYWPVVVVEGTGHDGFVTGVRTNLIPYLETVLALEPTPALSIRAGALAGTMLLWHVDGRPGLRPFQTVMAASYAILERYGPLEPGSRN, from the coding sequence ATGTGGCCCTGGGAGCACGCGCTCGTCGGCTACCTGGTGTATTCACTGTTCTGTCACGGCTACTACCGCGAGCGGCCGGGCGAACTCGAGGCACTCGTCGTCGCCGTCGCGTCCGTCCTCCCCGACGTGGTCGACAAGCCCCTCGCCTGGCAGTTCGAGGTGTTCCAGTCCGGCTACGCGCTCGGTCACTCGATCTTCTTTACCGTCCCGCTCGCGGTCGCCGCAGGTGCGATCGCCCGCCAATACGGACGCACTCGAGTCGGCGTGGCGTTCGCGATCGGATACAGCTTTCACCTCGTCGGCGACGTCGTTCCGATCTACCTCTCGGCGGGCGTGTGGACGATCCGGCACCTCTACTGGCCGGTCGTCGTCGTCGAGGGTACGGGACACGACGGGTTCGTCACTGGCGTCAGGACCAACCTGATTCCGTACCTCGAGACGGTTCTCGCGCTCGAGCCGACGCCAGCCCTGTCGATCCGGGCTGGCGCGCTCGCGGGGACGATGCTGCTCTGGCACGTCGACGGCAGGCCCGGCCTGCGGCCGTTTCAGACGGTGATGGCCGCGTCGTACGCGATTCTCGAGCGATACGGACCACTCGAGCCAGGTTCACGTAACTGA
- a CDS encoding lipid II:glycine glycyltransferase FemX: MSVDVRVATDDDVSRWNGYVDRSPHGTLFHEYEALRVQAEHSGATLHPLIGYKGQEPVGLFPVFEIRKQFVTTAFSPPPHLRIPYLGPAFLNMDKLKQRKRERRRQQFMDGCFDWIETELGPKYAHVRTGTTYTDSRQFKWHEYDVTPEYTYVVDLEGSREELLMTFSSDARRNITNTPEDSYEIEEGGIDAIRDITTQVRHRYESQGIRFDVPAEFVIDLYERSENGHVRPYTLSHDGEFVGGILAYEHDDTAARWLGGVRTDVDVDLPTNDLLDWAVMSDGLERGLAAYDLVGADTPRINSYKAKFNPSLRTYYSIEYGTWGMQTFAQLYNSVK, encoded by the coding sequence ATGAGCGTCGACGTTCGCGTCGCGACGGACGACGACGTATCGCGGTGGAACGGGTACGTCGACCGATCGCCACACGGGACGCTGTTCCACGAGTACGAGGCGCTGCGAGTGCAAGCGGAGCACTCCGGTGCGACGTTGCACCCGTTGATCGGGTACAAGGGACAGGAACCGGTCGGGCTCTTCCCCGTCTTCGAGATCAGAAAGCAGTTCGTCACGACGGCGTTCTCGCCGCCGCCGCACCTCCGGATCCCCTACCTCGGCCCGGCGTTTCTGAATATGGACAAGCTGAAACAGCGAAAACGCGAGCGGCGACGCCAGCAGTTCATGGACGGCTGTTTCGACTGGATCGAGACGGAACTGGGGCCGAAGTACGCCCACGTCAGGACGGGGACGACGTACACGGACTCGCGGCAGTTCAAGTGGCACGAGTACGACGTCACGCCGGAGTACACCTACGTCGTCGACCTCGAGGGGTCACGAGAGGAACTGCTGATGACGTTCAGCAGCGACGCCCGGCGCAATATCACGAACACGCCCGAGGACAGTTACGAAATCGAGGAGGGAGGCATCGACGCCATCCGCGACATCACGACGCAGGTACGACACCGGTACGAATCGCAGGGAATCAGATTCGACGTGCCGGCCGAGTTCGTGATCGACCTCTACGAACGGTCGGAAAACGGTCACGTTCGGCCGTACACGCTCTCCCACGACGGCGAGTTCGTCGGTGGCATCCTCGCCTACGAGCACGACGACACGGCCGCCCGGTGGCTCGGCGGCGTCCGAACCGACGTCGACGTCGACCTCCCGACGAACGACCTCCTCGACTGGGCGGTGATGAGCGACGGTCTCGAGCGGGGCCTCGCGGCGTACGACCTGGTCGGTGCCGACACGCCGCGGATCAACTCCTACAAGGCGAAGTTCAACCCGTCGCTGCGAACGTACTACAGCATCGAGTACGGAACGTGGGGGATGCAGACGTTCGCACAGCTGTACAACTCCGTGAAGTGA